In Microbacterium laevaniformans, a single window of DNA contains:
- the ychF gene encoding redox-regulated ATPase YchF, giving the protein MALTIGIVGLPNVGKSTLFNALTKNQVLAANYPFATIEPNVGVVNLPDPRLDKLAEVFGSERTLPAAVSFVDIAGIVRGASEGEGLGNKFLANIREADAIAQVVRGFADSDVVHVDGKVDPASDMETINAELQLADLETLEKAIVRYEKEVRGKKLDPAVLEAAVAARDALQRGVLLSASGIDLAPIKELGLLTAKPFIFVFNVDEAVLTDAARKAELAALVAPAKAVFLDAKIESELIDLDPDEAAELLASTGQDESGLDQLARIGFDTLGLQTYLTAGPKEARAWTIGKGWKAPQAAGVIHTDFEKGFIKAEVISFDDLVALGSVAEARAKGKARLEGKDYVMQDGDVVEFRFNV; this is encoded by the coding sequence GTGGCTCTTACCATCGGAATCGTGGGTCTTCCCAATGTCGGCAAGTCGACTCTGTTCAACGCACTGACGAAGAACCAGGTGCTCGCTGCGAACTATCCGTTCGCGACGATCGAGCCGAACGTCGGAGTAGTGAACCTTCCCGATCCGCGGCTGGACAAGCTCGCTGAGGTCTTCGGCAGCGAGCGCACCCTTCCGGCCGCCGTCTCGTTCGTCGACATCGCGGGCATCGTGCGCGGCGCGAGCGAGGGCGAGGGCTTGGGAAACAAGTTCCTGGCGAACATTCGTGAAGCCGATGCCATCGCACAGGTGGTGCGCGGCTTCGCGGACTCCGACGTGGTGCACGTGGACGGCAAGGTCGACCCGGCATCCGACATGGAGACCATCAACGCCGAGCTCCAGCTCGCCGACCTCGAGACGCTCGAGAAGGCGATCGTCCGCTACGAGAAGGAAGTGCGCGGCAAGAAGCTCGACCCGGCCGTTCTCGAAGCCGCCGTCGCGGCGCGTGACGCACTGCAGCGCGGCGTGCTGCTCTCGGCATCCGGGATCGACCTCGCCCCTATCAAGGAGCTGGGCCTGCTCACCGCGAAGCCGTTCATCTTCGTCTTCAACGTCGATGAGGCGGTGTTGACGGATGCCGCCCGCAAGGCCGAGCTGGCCGCGCTCGTCGCGCCGGCGAAGGCGGTGTTCCTCGACGCGAAGATCGAGTCGGAGCTGATCGATCTCGACCCCGACGAGGCGGCGGAGCTGCTTGCCTCCACCGGGCAGGACGAGTCGGGCCTCGACCAGCTGGCGCGCATCGGTTTCGACACGCTCGGGCTGCAGACGTACTTGACGGCGGGTCCGAAGGAAGCGCGGGCGTGGACGATCGGCAAGGGGTGGAAGGCGCCGCAGGCCGCCGGGGTGATCCACACCGATTTCGAGAAGGGCTTCATCAAGGCCGAGGTGATCTCGTTCGACGACCTCGTCGCGCTCGGGTCTGTCGCCGAAGCGCGCGCGAAGGGCAAGGCGCGCCTGGAGGGCAAGGACTACGTCATGCAGGACGGCGACGTCGTGGAGTTCCGCTTCAACGTCTGA
- a CDS encoding iron ABC transporter substrate-binding protein, giving the protein MPVTVPRRLAAASVLVIAALGLSACAGSTAPGASSSTDSSSLSGTSITVYNAQHEELTQAWADAFTKKTGIEVVLRNGSDSELGNQIVQEGSASPADVFLTENSPAMSLVENAGLLAPVDAATLANVPTQYRPASGDWTGIAARSTVMVYNPSLISSDQLPTSIMDLQKPEWKGRWAASPTGADFQAIVSAILQEKGEDATTAWLTAMKENASAYKGNSTVMKAVNAGEIPLGVIYHYYWFIDQSKTKENSANTKLAYFGPQDPGAFVSVSGGGVLASSKDAAAAQQFLAFITGPDGQQVLRDGTSFEYAIGSDVASNPAMPPLSSLQPPAIDPSTLNSKKVTDLMTAAGLI; this is encoded by the coding sequence ATGCCTGTGACTGTCCCTCGCCGCCTCGCGGCGGCATCCGTTCTCGTCATCGCCGCGCTGGGTCTGTCCGCCTGCGCGGGTTCCACCGCGCCCGGCGCGTCCTCCTCCACGGATTCGTCCAGCCTCAGCGGCACGTCGATCACCGTCTACAACGCGCAGCACGAAGAACTCACCCAAGCGTGGGCGGACGCCTTCACGAAGAAGACCGGCATCGAGGTGGTTCTGCGTAACGGCAGCGACTCCGAGCTCGGAAACCAGATCGTTCAGGAGGGGTCCGCCTCACCGGCCGACGTCTTCCTCACCGAGAACTCCCCCGCCATGTCCCTCGTCGAGAACGCGGGGCTGCTCGCCCCGGTCGACGCCGCGACGCTGGCAAACGTCCCCACGCAGTACCGCCCCGCCAGTGGCGATTGGACAGGGATCGCAGCACGGTCGACGGTGATGGTCTACAACCCGTCACTCATCTCCTCAGACCAGCTGCCGACATCGATCATGGACTTGCAGAAGCCGGAGTGGAAGGGACGGTGGGCGGCGTCGCCCACCGGAGCGGACTTCCAGGCGATCGTCTCCGCCATCCTGCAGGAGAAGGGCGAGGACGCGACGACCGCGTGGCTCACCGCCATGAAAGAGAACGCCTCTGCGTACAAGGGCAACAGCACCGTCATGAAGGCCGTCAACGCCGGCGAGATCCCGCTCGGCGTGATCTACCACTATTACTGGTTCATCGATCAGTCCAAGACGAAGGAGAACAGCGCCAACACGAAACTGGCCTACTTCGGCCCCCAGGACCCGGGGGCGTTCGTCAGCGTTTCGGGCGGAGGAGTGCTCGCCTCGAGCAAGGACGCCGCCGCCGCGCAGCAGTTCCTCGCCTTCATCACCGGCCCGGACGGACAGCAGGTTCTCCGCGACGGCACGAGCTTCGAGTATGCGATCGGCAGCGACGTCGCCTCCAACCCGGCTATGCCGCCGCTGAGCTCTCTGCAGCCGCCGGCGATCGACCCCTCGACGCTGAACAGCAAGAAGGTCACCGACCTCATGACGGCCGCGGGGCTGATCTGA